A single window of Carassius auratus strain Wakin chromosome 9, ASM336829v1, whole genome shotgun sequence DNA harbors:
- the LOC113108650 gene encoding mannosyl-oligosaccharide 1,2-alpha-mannosidase IB-like isoform X2 → MTTPALLPLSGRRIPTLSPGASSFPHHRATLRLSEKFILLLILSAFITLCFGAFFFLPDNSKHKRFDFGLEDVLIPHIESEKEARHSSRQGIHGVGAHDEHRHREEEESLRDKIRADHERALQEAKEKLRKSKEELKAEIQTEKTKVVEDLKKKDGPKPLPPVPMPKLVGVKDGDPGDPDTKEKRDKIREILYMHLYEYPAG, encoded by the exons ATGACCACGCCGGCTCTATTGCCACTATCGGGACGTAGGATACCTACCCTCTCGCCAGGTGCCTCCTCATTCCCCCATCACAGAGCCACCTTGCGGCTCTCAGAGAaattcatcctcctcctcatcctcagtgCCTTCATCACCTTGTGCTTCGGAGCGTTTTTCTTCCTCCCGGACAATTCCAAACACAAGCGCTTTGACTTCGGTTTGGAGGACGTATTGATACCGCACATCGAGTCGGAGAAGGAGGCCAGGCACAGCAGCAGACAGGGCATACATGGCGTGGGAGCTCACGACGAGCATCGACACAG GGAGGAAGAGGAGAGCCTTCGTGACAAGATCCGGGCAGATCACGAGCGGGCACTGCAGGAGGCCAAGGAAAAGCTCCGTAAATCCAAAGAGGAGCTGAAGGCAGAGATCCAGACAGAGAAGACCAAGGTAGTCGAGGACCTGAAGAAGAAAGATGGACCCAAACCACTGCCTCCAGTACCTATGCCCAAACTAGTAGGGGTCAAAGATGGTGACCCAGGGGACCCTGACACCAAGGAAAAAAGGGACAAAATCAGAGAg